ACCCtaagatggcggcggcggcggcggccgtggCCGGGGCGGGACGCGGCGGGGGTGGCGGCGCGGACCCCGGGCAGGAACGGAGCCGGGCCCGAAGTTGGGTTGGCGCGGAACGGAGCGAAGGCCGAAGGTGACTGCGGGGCGGCGAGAGGGGCAGCCCCGGGGCCGGGGCAGCCCTTAGGCTGTGGGCACTAATGGCGGCGGGTGTGGTAGGACGGGGGCCTGGCCCTGCTGCAGGCTCTGTCCGGATCAGGTTCGAGTCTGGACGCCGCCCGTTGACCTCGGACGGGCCTCTGCCCGCTTTAGGCCTCAGTGTCTCGGTCCTTAAGTGTGCCCCAAATAGAGGATCGGGGAGGCCTAGCCGCCCCCAGCACCCCGTAGGGCGGCAAGCGTGCGTCTCGCCTACACTCCCTTAAATGGCAGTGCCGTGCTACCTGCGGGTCTCCAGTCAGGAGGTGTGGCGAGTCCTGGGCCAGTTCACACTTCAGCTGTTCCGTTTACTACAGgcgtgaccttgggcaagtccctTTTCTCGGAGTTTCAATTTCCTTGTTTGTAAGCAGTGAAAGGAATACTAACAATAGCGATTTGACCTCAGGCATTTTATTCTAAAGACAGATCTAGACAGGATCAGTTGTTATCCCATTGTAAAGATGAAGCAACTGAGGCACAGACGTTAAGTCTTGCCCACGGCCACACAGTTGAACGCGGTGCCTGGCACGCTCTTAGGACCCAGCACTTGATATTTACTTTCTCAAACCTCCTCTGACTCAGTTCCCTCACGACAGGATGGAACCAAATGAGGAGCTGGAAGAGGAGGACTCCCCAGGTGGCCGTGAGGATGGCTTCACTGCTGAGCACCTGGCTGCCGAGGCCATGGCAGCCGACATGGACCCCTGGCTGGTATTTGACGCCCGAACTACACCTGCCTCAGAGCTGGATGCCTGGTTGGCCAAGTACCCACCATCTCAAGTTACTCGCTATGGGGACCCAGGTTCACCCAACTCTGAACCTGTGGGTTGGATTGCAGCCTATGGGCAGGGTTACACCCCCAACTCAGGGGATGTTCAAGGGCTGCAGGCAGCCTGGGAGGCGCTGCAGACCAGTGGGCGGCCCATCACACCGGGTACCCTGCGCCAGCTGGCCATCACCCACCATGTGCTCTCTGGCAAGTGGCTGATTCACCTGGCACCTGGCTTTAAGCTGGACCATGCCTGGGCTGGCATTGCCAGGGCTGTAGTTGAAGGCCGTCTTCAGGTGGCCAAGGTGAGCCCACGGGCCAAGGAGGGTGGGCGCCAGGTCATCTGTGTTTACACGGACGACTTCACGGACCGCTTGGGTGTGCTGGAGGCAGACTCTGCCATCCGTGCTGCCGGCATTAAGTGCTTGCTCACTTACAAACCTGATGTCTACACCTACCTGGGCATCTACCGAGCCAACCGCTGGCACCTTTGCCCCACTCTCTATGAGAGCCGTTTCCAGCTTGGAGGCAATGCCCGTGGCTCTCGAGTGCTGGACCGTGCCAACAATGTAGAACTGACCTAGAGGGGCCACGTGGGAGAGACCACCTTTTGCGCCCCTGCCGGGGATggatccttctttctttttcttccttgtcccGAGAAGGCCAAGCTCCCTAGCTCTGAGGACTAATTGACTTGGGAACTGCCTCTACTCAGTCCCTTTGAACTTCTCTCTCTGCTGGGTGGACTCCAGCCCCCACAGGCTGGGGGCTTCGGCTCCCTGAGGGCCGGGCCCTCAGCTGCCCTCTTTGATGCTGCTCCCTGccactgcccaggaccacagcttGGGTGCAGATACTCAAGAAAGCCTGCCCTGGCCACCTCTGTCCCTACTATACTCACCCtgcatctccctctcctctcctccctcctaagGAAGAACACTTAGTGCTTCCAGTCCCTGCCCTTGGAGCCATCCTAGCCCGGGTGGCAGGGACCTACAAGGACTGAGCATGCTGTTGGGGCCCATATACTCGGGCCAAGAGAGGATGCAGGGTCATGGATGTAGGGCCTGCTCCTCCCTGCAAACTCATAGCCTGCTACACCAACATCCCTTCCCTGACTACCTTGACATGTGCCTGCTCCTGGCATTTCAATAAAACCCAGCTTGGGTCTGTGTCttgagtgtttttaaaaaaatattgtcctggagctgggcagtggtgcacacctttaatcccagcactcgggaggcagaggcaggcggatctctgtgagtttgaggccagcctggtctacagagtgagttccaggacaggcaccaaatctacacagagaaaccctgtcgccaaaaaaaaaaaaaaaaagtgtcctgaTGGTTACCTGCTTTGGCTCCTGAggaaaggcagagccagaagaggcAGCTCTGATGCCAggccttctttttcctcctcctccctcagcaatGAAGATGGTGCCTTTCACTTCTGAGAACCTCTGCACACATGGATCAGAATCAGTGTCTTAGGTCTTTCCAGGAAGGCCTAAGGGGCTACTTTTTGACCTcaagatgtatttgtttttagacttaaattttattgagacagggtgtcactatgtagccctgggtcttctggaactcactgtgtaaaccaggctggccttgaactcacagagatccacctgcttatACCTCCCaaagtgctaggtttaaaggcctgtaccaccaccctcagtttttaggtttttaaaaaacacgcctttaatcctagcacttgggaagcataggcaggtggatctctgagttcctggagggggggagggggaggttaaAGATCATGGGGACttggctcagtacttaagagtactgattactcttccagaggatggtgggtttaattcccagcattcacagatTGCTGGTAATAGCctctaactgcagttccaggggctaagatgccctcttctggcctctgcaggcactgcatacatAGTGCAGAGACATACAGGAAAAAACACCCATAGGCAGAAAATCGAATTTACAGAatattaaaactaataaaatagccgggcggcggcggtggtggcgcacgcctttaatcccagcactcaggaggcagaggcaggcaggtttctgtgagttcgaggccagcctggtctacagagcgagatccaggaaaggcacaatgctacacagagaaaccctgtctacaaaaacaacaaaaaaaggataaaactaataaaaatataaaattacctTTTAGGACGGTTCAGAGGCTAGTTCGTCtcatgtacacatgtggaggtcagaacaatTTGGAGAAGTCAGTTTTCCCTCCACGGTGTAGGTCCCAAGGATCCAACTCTGGtcaggcaagcacctttatctactAAGCCATCTTAGTTGCTcaggctttg
The nucleotide sequence above comes from Peromyscus maniculatus bairdii isolate BWxNUB_F1_BW_parent chromosome 1, HU_Pman_BW_mat_3.1, whole genome shotgun sequence. Encoded proteins:
- the C1H11orf68 gene encoding UPF0696 protein C11orf68 homolog isoform X1; the protein is MAAAAAAVAGAGRGGGGGADPGQERSRARSWVGAERSEGRRMEPNEELEEEDSPGGREDGFTAEHLAAEAMAADMDPWLVFDARTTPASELDAWLAKYPPSQVTRYGDPGSPNSEPVGWIAAYGQGYTPNSGDVQGLQAAWEALQTSGRPITPGTLRQLAITHHVLSGKWLIHLAPGFKLDHAWAGIARAVVEGRLQVAKVSPRAKEGGRQVICVYTDDFTDRLGVLEADSAIRAAGIKCLLTYKPDVYTYLGIYRANRWHLCPTLYESRFQLGGNARGSRVLDRANNVELT
- the C1H11orf68 gene encoding UPF0696 protein C11orf68 homolog isoform X2, with the translated sequence MAAAAAAVAGAGRGGGGGADPGQERSRARSWVGAERSEGRSSLTTGWNQMRSWKRRTPQVAVRMASLLSTWLPRPWQPTWTPGWYLTPELHLPQSWMPGWPSTHHLKLLAMGTQVHPTLNLWVGLQPMGRVTPPTQGMFKGCRQPGRRCRPVGGPSHRVPCASWPSPTMCSLASG